Proteins encoded in a region of the Candidatus Moanabacter tarae genome:
- the sacA_2 gene encoding Sucrose-6-phosphate hydrolase: MNQPSNINRTESLIAQSLKLDKLLRNDHHRPTYHFLPPSSWMNDINGAIYWKGRYHIFYQHNPDGGYWKWMQWGHASSVDLVHWVHHPIALTPTLDGPDRNGCYSGSAFISKEGRPTLIYYGVPDGECIATSCDDLLIRWTKHPGNPVIPQPSSGGPDYQVCDHVHDPCAWLEGGTYFALTNRRQSNGSGDGAYLFKSIDLLNWQYSGLFYTSERRWTEADEDCAVPDFFPLGDRHMLLFVSHLQSTQYYLGKLENDRYIPETHARMSWPGGQLGGSRTLLDNRRRRIYFDWVRESRGVERERGSGWSGVMTLPRVLSLSEDRTLRIDPVPELKVLRFNLRIREHIHLLSNSEILLDDVRGDCLELEAEIAVEAGSTIGFKVRCSPGGEEQTMIMYDDLARMLRIDFGQSTLDEGIRYPYYRNVDATSRLPKKKQLVNVQEAPFELDEREKLHIRIFIDRSLLEVFANRRQCITQRIYPSRSDSNRIALFSKGGSAYFSQLKVWDMAPCHM; this comes from the coding sequence ATGAACCAGCCAAGTAATATCAATAGGACCGAATCCCTGATTGCCCAAAGCCTAAAATTAGATAAATTGTTGCGAAACGATCATCACCGTCCGACCTATCATTTCCTACCGCCTTCAAGCTGGATGAATGATATCAATGGGGCAATTTATTGGAAAGGACGCTACCACATTTTTTATCAACACAATCCGGATGGTGGATACTGGAAATGGATGCAGTGGGGTCATGCTTCCAGCGTTGACTTAGTACATTGGGTTCATCACCCCATTGCTCTCACTCCCACCCTCGATGGGCCGGATCGCAACGGCTGTTACAGCGGCAGCGCATTTATAAGCAAGGAAGGTAGACCAACTCTGATCTACTATGGCGTGCCCGATGGCGAGTGCATCGCAACCAGCTGTGATGACCTACTAATTCGCTGGACCAAACATCCGGGTAATCCCGTGATCCCCCAACCCAGCAGTGGTGGCCCCGACTATCAAGTCTGTGATCATGTTCATGATCCATGCGCGTGGCTCGAAGGAGGCACATACTTTGCTCTGACTAATCGCAGACAATCAAATGGGAGTGGCGACGGTGCATACCTCTTCAAATCGATTGACTTATTAAATTGGCAGTATTCAGGACTGTTCTACACCTCGGAGCGACGCTGGACTGAAGCCGACGAAGACTGTGCGGTTCCTGATTTCTTTCCTTTAGGGGATAGACACATGCTCCTGTTTGTCAGCCATTTACAATCCACACAGTACTATCTTGGGAAACTGGAAAACGACCGTTACATCCCTGAAACACACGCTAGGATGAGTTGGCCCGGAGGCCAACTTGGTGGTTCACGCACTCTCTTGGACAATCGAAGGCGACGCATCTATTTCGACTGGGTACGCGAGTCGCGTGGAGTAGAGCGAGAAAGAGGTTCGGGCTGGTCTGGCGTGATGACCCTCCCTAGAGTACTTTCTCTTTCCGAGGACCGAACCCTTCGCATCGATCCGGTGCCCGAGCTAAAAGTTCTTCGTTTCAATCTCAGAATTCGTGAACACATTCACCTCCTTTCGAATTCGGAGATCCTACTGGATGATGTTCGGGGGGATTGTCTTGAGCTCGAAGCAGAAATAGCGGTGGAAGCAGGATCTACAATTGGTTTCAAGGTCCGATGCTCTCCGGGAGGCGAAGAACAGACAATGATTATGTACGATGATTTAGCTCGAATGTTGAGAATCGATTTTGGCCAATCAACACTCGATGAGGGTATCCGGTACCCGTACTACCGAAACGTGGATGCGACCAGTCGGCTACCCAAGAAAAAACAACTGGTAAATGTCCAGGAAGCCCCCTTCGAACTGGACGAGAGGGAAAAACTCCACATACGGATTTTTATCGACCGTTCGCTACTAGAAGTATTTGCAAATCGCCGTCAATGTATTACTCAGCGCATCTACCCAAGTCGCTCAGACAGCAATCGAATCGCTCTTTTCTCTAAGGGCGGATCCGCCTATTTCTCTCAACTCAAAGTCTGGGACATGGCTCCCTGTCATATGTGA
- the menB gene encoding 1,4-dihydroxy-2-naphthoyl-CoA synthase: protein MKWEKSGEFSDILYEKIEGIAKVTINRPEKRNAFRPETVREMIEAFSDARDDTNIGVVLLTGAGPHTDGKYAFCSGGDQAIRGEAGYIDEAGMPRLNVLDLQRLIRSMPKVIIALVAGYSIGGGHVLHVVCDLTIAGENAIFGQTGPRVGSFDGGFGSSYLARIVGQKKAREIWYLCRRYDAYEALEMGLVNAVVAVEELEVEGIKWAREILEKSPLAIRCLKSAFNADCDGQAGIQELAGNATLLYYLSEEGREGHQAYLKKRKPEFSKFPWLP, encoded by the coding sequence ATGAAATGGGAGAAATCAGGGGAATTTAGTGACATTCTCTACGAAAAAATAGAGGGTATTGCAAAAGTAACGATTAATCGGCCGGAGAAGCGGAATGCGTTTAGACCAGAAACGGTCCGTGAGATGATCGAGGCATTTTCGGATGCTCGGGATGATACGAATATAGGGGTAGTGCTCTTGACTGGAGCCGGTCCTCACACTGACGGGAAGTATGCATTTTGCTCAGGGGGCGATCAAGCCATTCGAGGGGAGGCTGGTTATATAGATGAGGCGGGTATGCCAAGACTCAATGTCCTCGATCTACAGCGTCTAATTCGGTCCATGCCAAAAGTAATAATTGCATTGGTGGCTGGCTATTCCATTGGAGGGGGACATGTTCTCCATGTTGTCTGCGATCTTACCATTGCTGGTGAGAATGCTATTTTCGGCCAGACCGGCCCTCGGGTAGGTAGCTTTGATGGTGGATTCGGATCAAGCTACTTAGCTCGAATTGTAGGGCAGAAAAAAGCGCGGGAGATATGGTATCTTTGTCGTCGTTACGACGCTTATGAGGCTCTCGAAATGGGCTTGGTCAATGCGGTTGTCGCCGTCGAGGAGCTGGAAGTCGAGGGGATAAAATGGGCCCGTGAGATTCTTGAAAAAAGCCCCCTGGCGATTCGATGTCTCAAATCTGCTTTCAATGCAGATTGCGATGGGCAAGCGGGAATCCAGGAGCTAGCTGGTAATGCCACTCTTCTCTATTACCTGTCAGAGGAAGGTAGGGAAGGGCACCAGGCCTATCTCAAGAAGAGAAAGCCTGAGTTCTCGAAATTCCCTTGGCTGCCCTAG
- the menD gene encoding 2-succinyl-5-enolpyruvyl-6-hydroxy-3-cyclohexene-1-carboxylate synthase — translation MFDKIACSNANSLWGAVVAEVLQRLGLRVVIISPGSRSTPLTFALARHSKIETVPVLDERSASFFALGLARRSNIPVALVSTSGTAVANFFPAVIEAHESRIPLLVLTADRPPEVRHCREGQTIDQVKIYGKYPSFQAELAMPSGTLGHLRHLRQTLVYAWERTQFPFRGPVHLNFPFREPLSPETNDAKIEINDEVKHKAFFSQVQSLRKVVVEFPKTEIEQTISDLKEAKKGLIVVGPHYPGDAEEFADSIGRISRFLNWPVIVDALGPLRNFAKFNPFLISNYDSILRNEGYAKLLSPECVLSVGPLPTSKVLRTWLGRGDAKTWLLDCGPDNVDSLHRRTIPLRVTVETFARSFNRGPNRNREFLRTWMGFEKTTRRKIIQRMQNCAFNFEGRVAYTLSKSLPRRAVLIVANSMSVRDMEYFWQPNNSRIKVYCNRGANGIDGTLSTAIGIAHEGGRCFLLTGDLAFLHDINALLLTESFKGWLTIVLVNNLGGGIFENLPIAAYDPPFEDHFAMPQNVDFSKIAIAFGIGYERVKSMKSLPGLLIKKSQSKIRILEMKTDRKRDTKFRRELLEEIAEELGNPQVS, via the coding sequence ATGTTCGATAAGATTGCATGCTCAAACGCTAATTCGCTGTGGGGAGCTGTTGTGGCCGAAGTATTGCAGCGACTCGGTCTTCGCGTCGTCATTATTTCACCTGGTTCCCGTTCCACACCACTGACTTTTGCATTAGCCAGGCATTCTAAAATCGAGACAGTCCCTGTCCTGGATGAACGATCAGCTTCGTTTTTTGCCTTAGGACTCGCGCGAAGATCCAACATTCCGGTTGCCTTGGTTAGTACCTCTGGTACAGCGGTGGCGAATTTCTTCCCTGCCGTGATCGAAGCTCATGAAAGTCGGATTCCGCTCCTGGTTCTAACGGCTGATCGTCCGCCAGAAGTGCGACACTGCCGGGAAGGCCAAACTATCGACCAGGTGAAGATTTATGGGAAGTATCCAAGTTTCCAGGCTGAATTAGCAATGCCAAGTGGAACTCTTGGGCATCTTAGACATCTGAGGCAGACCCTCGTTTACGCATGGGAAAGAACACAATTTCCGTTCCGGGGGCCAGTTCATCTGAACTTTCCATTTCGTGAGCCTTTGTCTCCTGAAACAAACGATGCAAAAATTGAAATTAACGACGAGGTTAAACATAAGGCCTTCTTTTCTCAGGTTCAATCACTGAGGAAAGTGGTTGTCGAGTTTCCGAAAACGGAGATCGAACAGACAATCTCGGACTTAAAGGAGGCGAAGAAAGGACTGATCGTTGTAGGGCCGCATTATCCTGGTGATGCCGAGGAATTTGCAGACTCCATAGGAAGGATCTCACGATTCCTTAATTGGCCTGTGATAGTTGATGCTCTGGGACCGCTTCGGAATTTCGCTAAATTCAATCCTTTTCTTATTTCAAACTATGATTCCATTTTGAGAAACGAAGGGTACGCTAAACTCTTATCGCCAGAGTGTGTTTTGAGCGTCGGACCTCTACCTACCAGTAAAGTCTTGAGGACCTGGTTAGGTAGGGGCGATGCCAAGACATGGCTCTTGGACTGTGGGCCGGACAATGTTGATTCTCTGCATCGTAGGACGATTCCTCTTCGGGTTACTGTCGAGACATTCGCTCGTTCTTTTAACAGGGGACCCAATAGGAATCGCGAGTTTCTCCGAACTTGGATGGGATTCGAAAAAACAACGCGACGAAAAATTATCCAAAGAATGCAGAATTGTGCCTTCAACTTCGAAGGGAGAGTCGCTTACACGCTCTCCAAATCCCTTCCCCGAAGGGCAGTTCTGATCGTAGCAAACAGCATGTCAGTGAGGGATATGGAGTACTTCTGGCAACCTAACAATTCGCGAATTAAGGTTTACTGTAACCGTGGTGCGAACGGAATCGACGGAACGCTCTCAACAGCCATAGGTATAGCCCATGAAGGGGGTAGATGTTTTCTACTGACTGGAGATCTCGCTTTTCTTCATGACATCAACGCGCTCCTCCTTACTGAAAGTTTCAAGGGTTGGCTTACTATCGTATTAGTAAACAACTTAGGGGGGGGGATATTCGAGAATCTTCCGATAGCAGCCTACGATCCTCCATTTGAGGATCATTTCGCTATGCCTCAAAATGTCGATTTCAGTAAGATTGCAATCGCCTTTGGAATCGGATACGAACGTGTGAAGTCCATGAAGAGCCTGCCTGGACTTTTGATTAAGAAGTCTCAATCCAAAATTCGAATTCTCGAGATGAAGACGGATCGGAAGCGAGACACAAAATTTCGGCGGGAACTATTGGAGGAAATTGCAGAAGAGTTGGGAAACCCCCAGGTGTCTTAG
- the pchA gene encoding Salicylate biosynthesis isochorismate synthase — protein sequence MIKISPGLYVERDFEGLLRFLTDCRDSALRDNHYKVASISLEVKHLDSLAVLESIYESDELHFYMEHPIKEEAIAGADAILEKTFHGPGRFQQVLQFSNEILNHTFAVGDLHVPFWGPHFFTAFTFYDKSGKDTSFSPATVFLPRWQVGRKEGIYGAVANIVVYPTSDPVELAERTWAAHKKFAAFDYSSVESAPKLAQKKEHKIRELGGDGAFLHSVKQACQGIALGRYEKIVIAKCIELIGPNELKPLVSLNSLRNKYPGCYAFSFSGGSEKSFIGATPERLVRVEGDFVYTEALAGSISRGATAAVDASFAQALLESAKNVDEHRFVVDFIKDCLESIGMEVEFSAKPNLLQLPNVQHLRTPIKARKPEGLHLLDTVKVLHPTPAVGGVPQEPALADIRRIEPFSRGLYAGTLGWFDHGGNGEMVVAIRSALIEGNTARAYAGNGILVNSSPEEEGIEVDLKLQALLQALH from the coding sequence GTGATAAAAATCTCCCCGGGACTTTATGTTGAGCGTGACTTCGAAGGATTGCTTCGTTTTCTGACCGATTGTCGGGATTCAGCTCTTAGGGACAATCACTACAAGGTGGCAAGCATTTCACTGGAGGTAAAACATCTCGACTCGCTTGCGGTCCTGGAATCGATTTACGAATCGGATGAACTTCATTTTTACATGGAGCATCCAATTAAAGAAGAGGCTATAGCAGGTGCGGATGCGATTTTGGAGAAAACCTTCCACGGTCCGGGTAGGTTCCAACAAGTATTGCAGTTCTCAAATGAAATACTCAATCACACTTTTGCAGTGGGGGACTTGCATGTCCCGTTTTGGGGACCGCATTTCTTCACTGCGTTCACGTTTTATGATAAATCGGGGAAAGATACATCTTTTTCTCCTGCTACAGTATTTCTGCCCAGATGGCAGGTGGGTAGAAAAGAGGGGATTTATGGAGCAGTAGCAAATATCGTAGTCTACCCGACCTCGGATCCAGTTGAGCTCGCAGAGAGAACGTGGGCAGCACATAAGAAATTTGCAGCCTTTGACTACTCTTCGGTTGAATCAGCCCCAAAACTTGCTCAAAAAAAGGAGCATAAAATCAGAGAGTTAGGGGGGGATGGAGCATTCCTCCATTCTGTTAAACAGGCTTGCCAAGGGATTGCATTGGGGCGATATGAGAAAATCGTCATAGCGAAGTGCATCGAGCTAATTGGGCCTAATGAGCTGAAGCCTCTAGTCTCATTGAATAGTCTAAGAAACAAGTATCCTGGGTGCTACGCATTTTCTTTTTCTGGTGGATCTGAAAAGAGCTTTATCGGCGCTACGCCAGAACGCCTAGTTCGAGTGGAAGGAGATTTTGTTTACACGGAAGCGCTGGCAGGTTCGATCTCGAGAGGAGCAACAGCTGCGGTCGACGCTAGTTTTGCCCAGGCTTTGCTTGAAAGCGCCAAGAATGTCGATGAACACCGATTCGTCGTAGATTTTATCAAGGATTGCCTGGAATCGATTGGAATGGAAGTCGAATTCTCAGCGAAACCGAATCTGCTGCAGTTGCCTAATGTACAACATTTGCGCACTCCAATTAAGGCGCGAAAACCGGAAGGCTTGCATTTGCTGGATACCGTCAAGGTATTACATCCAACGCCTGCGGTTGGTGGCGTTCCACAAGAACCTGCTCTTGCGGATATCAGAAGGATAGAGCCATTCAGTCGAGGACTGTATGCTGGAACGCTGGGATGGTTTGATCATGGAGGTAATGGAGAGATGGTGGTTGCAATTCGTTCTGCCCTGATTGAAGGCAATACCGCGCGAGCCTATGCAGGGAACGGAATTTTAGTAAACTCAAGCCCTGAGGAAGAAGGGATTGAAGTGGATCTCAAATTGCAAGCGCTCTTGCAAGCGCTCCACTAA
- the metG gene encoding Methionine--tRNA ligase produces the protein MGKFYITTAIDYANGPPHLGHAYEKVLADVVARLRRLKGDQVRFLTGLDEHGQKVQQSAKKEGIDPKVFVDSIAEKFQKLLIDLNISNDDYIRTTEERHKTVVRDILQRLFDEGEIYKGEYSGFYSVRAEQFVQETEKEGNKWPEDYGEVIKITEANYFFRLSKYRAWLIEYIQDHEDLIYPRFRAKQVLEFLKEPINDLCISRPKERLGWGIPLPFDDEYVAYVWFDALINYLSAVDSSASHLRDFWPANFHVIGKDILVPPHAIYWPIMLKAAGYEPPRGFLVHGFWTTAGKKMSKSTGETVDPLDLINQYGADVFRYFVTREMTVGQDSEFSLELFVTRYTSDLANDLGNLVSRLLNMVHQYRDGVLPSGRFTEQPEENLRESWKKTNWNVVSLFEEFRFNNGLAETFNFIRSINRYAEIRAPWKLAKSSKSGDVGSVDTTLAHMAEGLRLAVCLLAPVMPVTSAKILALLGQPEVSSWQEGLDWSNRLEGKRVKKKTILFPRI, from the coding sequence ATGGGGAAGTTCTACATAACTACGGCGATTGATTATGCTAATGGCCCGCCGCATCTGGGACATGCTTACGAAAAGGTCCTAGCTGATGTGGTAGCGCGATTGCGACGCTTAAAGGGCGATCAGGTTCGCTTTTTAACTGGGCTGGATGAGCATGGGCAAAAGGTACAACAAAGCGCAAAAAAGGAAGGAATCGATCCTAAGGTGTTTGTCGACTCGATTGCTGAAAAGTTCCAGAAGCTGTTAATCGATCTTAATATATCAAATGACGACTATATTCGCACAACAGAGGAGCGACATAAAACGGTGGTTCGCGACATTTTGCAGCGACTCTTTGACGAAGGAGAGATCTATAAGGGCGAATACAGTGGTTTTTATAGCGTACGTGCAGAACAATTTGTGCAGGAAACGGAAAAGGAAGGCAATAAGTGGCCAGAGGATTATGGAGAGGTCATAAAAATTACGGAGGCGAATTATTTCTTTCGGTTGAGTAAATACCGCGCTTGGCTAATCGAATATATCCAAGATCATGAAGACCTTATCTACCCTAGATTTCGTGCTAAACAAGTCCTTGAGTTTCTCAAGGAGCCGATTAATGACCTGTGCATTTCCCGACCTAAGGAGCGACTCGGATGGGGTATCCCCCTTCCCTTTGATGACGAATATGTCGCTTACGTCTGGTTCGATGCTTTGATTAACTATCTTTCAGCGGTTGATTCTAGTGCATCCCACCTTCGCGACTTCTGGCCGGCTAATTTTCACGTTATTGGGAAGGATATTCTGGTGCCTCCCCATGCCATCTATTGGCCGATTATGCTCAAAGCTGCAGGCTACGAACCTCCCCGCGGGTTTCTTGTTCACGGGTTCTGGACAACTGCCGGGAAAAAAATGTCAAAAAGCACAGGGGAGACAGTGGATCCTCTCGACCTCATTAATCAGTACGGAGCAGATGTATTTCGGTATTTCGTAACACGTGAAATGACGGTAGGGCAGGACAGCGAATTCTCTTTGGAGCTTTTTGTCACGCGCTACACGAGTGATTTGGCAAATGATTTAGGTAATCTTGTAAGTAGGCTTCTTAATATGGTCCATCAGTACCGGGATGGAGTGCTACCATCAGGTAGGTTCACGGAGCAACCTGAAGAGAACTTGAGAGAGAGCTGGAAGAAAACGAATTGGAATGTTGTTAGTCTTTTCGAAGAATTTAGATTCAATAATGGACTGGCAGAAACTTTCAATTTTATCAGGTCGATTAATCGTTACGCCGAAATTCGAGCTCCTTGGAAGTTAGCCAAATCTAGCAAGTCCGGTGATGTTGGCTCTGTTGATACTACGCTGGCACACATGGCGGAAGGTCTTCGTCTTGCGGTTTGTTTGCTGGCACCTGTAATGCCGGTTACTTCGGCCAAAATCCTGGCACTCTTGGGACAACCCGAGGTATCTTCATGGCAAGAAGGGCTCGATTGGTCCAATAGACTTGAGGGTAAAAGGGTTAAAAAAAAGACAATTCTATTTCCCCGGATTTAG
- a CDS encoding dITP/XTP pyrophosphatase: protein MMVIYIATSSEHKVKEFKAILREGDQDVTLKFLDAIGGMGFVDETEDSFEGNARLKVRALRKNVPEDVWVLADDSGLEVDILNGKPGVLSARYAGDSATYEENNRKLLSDLEGVAKENRSARFVCCLVLHGPCGSEHVFRGMCQGAISMSARGENGFGYDPLFVPAGCVETFAEMDPKQKDAISHRARAIESLLDWIGNQ from the coding sequence ATGATGGTTATCTATATTGCTACTTCCAGCGAGCACAAGGTTAAGGAGTTTAAAGCGATATTGAGAGAAGGGGACCAAGATGTTACGCTGAAGTTTCTGGATGCAATCGGTGGTATGGGTTTTGTGGATGAGACGGAGGATAGTTTTGAAGGTAACGCCCGACTGAAGGTAAGAGCGTTGAGGAAGAATGTTCCCGAAGATGTTTGGGTATTGGCAGACGACAGCGGATTAGAAGTAGATATCCTTAATGGGAAACCCGGTGTGCTTTCTGCTCGCTATGCGGGGGATTCGGCTACTTATGAGGAGAACAACAGAAAACTATTGAGCGATCTGGAAGGAGTAGCAAAGGAGAATCGATCGGCTCGATTTGTTTGCTGCCTGGTGCTGCATGGCCCTTGTGGGAGTGAACATGTTTTTCGTGGTATGTGTCAGGGTGCAATTTCTATGAGCGCTCGTGGCGAAAATGGATTCGGCTACGATCCACTCTTTGTGCCGGCCGGTTGCGTTGAGACTTTTGCGGAGATGGATCCGAAGCAAAAGGACGCGATCAGTCATCGGGCGCGGGCGATCGAGAGTTTGCTGGATTGGATTGGTAACCAATGA
- the ribD gene encoding Riboflavin biosynthesis protein RibD, with translation MASEQDTQFMQRAIELARRGWGTTHPNPMVGAVIVDHSKIVGEGYHAQAGSDHAEIVALKSVNSSLSRDATLYVNLEPCSTQGRMPPCTEAIIDAGIGRVVVGMADPNPVNQGKGLRILRAAGVEVDVGVLKFECEDLNLIFNHWITRGKPFFAGKLATTLDGRIATRTGHSRWITGENARKDVMQWRRLFPAIAVGSETVLKDDPRLTSRRKESEWSPIRFIFDRRLRTLTDPLPKVYTDSHREKTTIVTRGEGDDSARRRLQEVGIEEWIVGEEGQGGWASDFRRRCGEKEIVGVLFEGGSRLISSLLLNSELEYLFCYRSSTILADECSAPAFSGASPMTIGEGLRLEQIRHCVFGDDELMRGKIVYPNA, from the coding sequence ATGGCTTCAGAACAGGACACCCAATTTATGCAACGCGCAATTGAATTAGCGCGTAGAGGATGGGGAACAACCCATCCCAATCCCATGGTTGGTGCCGTTATTGTTGACCACAGTAAGATTGTAGGGGAGGGCTACCATGCTCAGGCGGGATCGGATCATGCCGAAATTGTAGCACTGAAATCTGTCAACAGCTCGCTCTCTCGTGACGCGACGCTGTATGTGAATTTGGAACCGTGTAGCACACAAGGGCGAATGCCGCCTTGTACAGAGGCAATTATAGACGCAGGGATTGGACGGGTTGTTGTCGGAATGGCCGACCCGAATCCTGTGAATCAGGGGAAGGGATTGAGGATCCTTCGGGCTGCTGGAGTCGAAGTCGATGTTGGAGTTCTGAAATTTGAATGTGAGGATCTAAACTTAATCTTTAATCACTGGATAACTCGTGGGAAACCCTTTTTCGCTGGGAAACTTGCGACTACGCTTGATGGGAGAATTGCAACGAGAACGGGACATTCCCGTTGGATTACAGGAGAAAATGCTCGCAAAGATGTAATGCAGTGGCGCCGGCTCTTCCCTGCTATCGCAGTTGGATCCGAAACTGTATTGAAGGATGATCCTAGACTAACCAGCCGTCGAAAAGAAAGTGAGTGGTCTCCCATTCGATTCATCTTTGATCGCCGACTGCGGACACTTACGGATCCTCTACCAAAGGTGTATACCGATAGCCACCGAGAAAAGACAACTATCGTAACGCGAGGAGAAGGTGACGATTCTGCGAGGCGTCGGTTGCAGGAAGTCGGCATAGAAGAATGGATAGTAGGGGAAGAAGGACAAGGTGGTTGGGCCTCGGATTTTCGCAGACGCTGCGGGGAAAAGGAAATAGTAGGCGTTCTCTTTGAAGGAGGGTCACGTCTGATCAGCTCGCTGTTGTTGAATAGCGAGCTAGAATACCTTTTCTGTTACCGGTCGTCAACTATCCTAGCGGATGAGTGTTCGGCTCCAGCTTTTTCAGGTGCTAGTCCGATGACGATTGGAGAGGGCTTGAGACTTGAACAAATTCGCCATTGTGTTTTTGGTGACGACGAGCTTATGAGAGGGAAAATAGTTTATCCTAATGCTTAA
- a CDS encoding putative hydrolase: protein MEILKFELPPIGTNAYLLLNEASRKAVLFDAPLEAWSTFSRVLKDKKCELEALYLTHGHWDHILDVAKFAKQGVKIYGHREDECLIRSPARMADFAVPGIEISPGRVDHFLEDGDQIEILGNLAEVRHVPGHSAGSILFFLPGLRVSFSGDAIFAGSIGRTDFPGCSFELLAKSIREKIYTLPDETIIYPGHGPETTVGEEKRNNPFLRG from the coding sequence GTGGAAATTCTAAAGTTCGAACTTCCTCCGATTGGCACTAATGCGTATCTCCTTCTTAACGAAGCATCACGTAAGGCGGTTCTATTCGATGCGCCTTTGGAGGCTTGGAGCACATTCTCTCGGGTTCTGAAGGATAAGAAATGCGAACTTGAGGCACTTTATCTTACCCATGGTCATTGGGACCATATATTGGATGTGGCCAAGTTTGCCAAGCAAGGAGTTAAAATTTATGGACATAGGGAAGATGAGTGCCTGATTAGGTCACCGGCACGTATGGCTGACTTTGCTGTCCCGGGTATTGAGATTTCTCCTGGAAGAGTAGATCACTTTCTTGAGGACGGAGATCAAATTGAAATTCTAGGGAATCTGGCGGAGGTGCGTCATGTGCCTGGGCATAGTGCCGGAAGTATTCTTTTTTTTCTTCCCGGTTTAAGGGTATCCTTCTCCGGTGACGCAATTTTTGCTGGGAGCATAGGAAGGACGGATTTCCCTGGTTGTAGTTTTGAGCTTTTGGCAAAGTCAATCAGGGAGAAAATTTACACCTTGCCGGATGAGACGATCATTTATCCGGGCCATGGGCCGGAGACAACAGTGGGGGAGGAAAAACGGAACAATCCGTTCCTGAGGGGGTAG
- the uxuA_15 gene encoding Mannonate dehydratase produces MLIQDQVHCDELDSGILEFYSAIGVDTIHLETRGAVDVKGHEMNFLESDFSVEPLLRIRKKVEDHGMQLNNLFYACPRTVTLGLEGADKSTESWCRMLESLGAAGIPMLGWNFKPMGNFRTKSAVGRGGAHYSTFDYSRYKRELDSSGLHTPEVSEKKMWERLERFLRIVIPVAERAGVTMALHPDDPPVPEPLGGVWQICSTTDQWRRILGVISSDSHRMLFCQGCMTELLGGGVYEFIGEIASKKKMAYVHFRNVRGQLPYFEEVFIDEGDIDMRKAMEAYRDHGFNGPFMMDHTPRFPNGQSERVGKAFANGYIRRLIQEVYGS; encoded by the coding sequence ATGTTGATTCAGGATCAGGTTCACTGTGACGAACTCGATAGCGGGATTCTGGAATTTTATTCCGCTATTGGGGTAGACACAATCCACTTGGAGACTCGTGGTGCTGTGGATGTGAAAGGGCATGAAATGAATTTCCTGGAAAGCGACTTCTCAGTGGAGCCGTTGCTTAGGATCCGAAAAAAGGTTGAAGACCATGGTATGCAGTTGAATAACCTTTTCTATGCTTGTCCGCGAACGGTAACTCTGGGTCTAGAGGGTGCTGATAAGAGTACAGAATCTTGGTGCAGGATGCTAGAGAGTCTCGGGGCGGCGGGTATTCCGATGCTGGGATGGAACTTTAAACCAATGGGAAATTTCCGGACCAAGTCGGCTGTTGGCCGGGGCGGAGCACATTACAGTACCTTCGATTATTCTCGTTACAAGAGGGAACTCGACTCCTCCGGACTACATACCCCGGAGGTATCGGAAAAAAAGATGTGGGAGCGCTTGGAGAGATTTCTCCGGATTGTGATTCCTGTTGCGGAAAGGGCTGGAGTAACAATGGCGCTGCATCCGGATGATCCGCCGGTCCCAGAACCACTCGGGGGTGTTTGGCAAATCTGTTCGACAACTGATCAGTGGCGGCGGATTCTCGGCGTTATCTCGAGTGATTCCCACCGGATGCTTTTTTGTCAGGGCTGTATGACGGAACTGCTTGGTGGGGGTGTGTATGAATTCATTGGTGAAATAGCTTCGAAAAAAAAAATGGCATATGTTCATTTTCGTAATGTCAGGGGACAACTACCCTATTTCGAGGAAGTCTTTATCGACGAAGGGGATATCGATATGAGGAAGGCTATGGAGGCCTATCGAGATCATGGATTTAATGGCCCGTTTATGATGGACCATACTCCACGGTTTCCCAACGGTCAGTCGGAGAGAGTGGGTAAAGCTTTCGCCAATGGGTATATCCGGCGTCTAATACAAGAGGTCTACGGTTCCTGA